A window of the Verminephrobacter eiseniae EF01-2 genome harbors these coding sequences:
- a CDS encoding HDOD domain-containing protein, translating into MEPNALLTQAGAHPAAQVVAYSTALPSLPRAVALLMSELAHEPPCLRRLNQIFGTDPALAARLLEQANASAIGLPRQIAGIPEALALLGQEQLRALGTSAPLGSARSVRGVNMRQFWRYSSNTARLARSLAGIAHQNQVAAYTAGLLHALGELVIHLADPEKAQAVNTLVAPFDPRRDKIEQRILGYNYGHVTAGCARRWQLPEVVIDALQHQSAPFDNQVYEPLAGILHLAAWRARAREAEMSEKAIAVSFPDEIGLALGLDIDMVLQQDPIDWSVQSVAADHDLDI; encoded by the coding sequence ATGGAGCCGAACGCATTGCTGACCCAGGCCGGTGCCCATCCGGCGGCCCAGGTCGTGGCCTACTCGACGGCATTGCCCAGCCTGCCGCGCGCCGTGGCGCTGCTGATGAGCGAATTGGCCCACGAGCCGCCCTGCCTGCGGCGCCTGAACCAGATCTTTGGCACCGACCCGGCCCTCGCCGCCCGGCTGCTGGAGCAGGCCAATGCGTCGGCCATCGGGTTGCCGCGCCAGATCGCGGGCATTCCCGAAGCGCTGGCGCTGCTGGGCCAGGAGCAACTGCGCGCACTGGGCACCTCGGCGCCACTGGGCAGCGCGCGTTCGGTGCGGGGCGTGAACATGCGGCAGTTTTGGCGCTACAGCAGCAACACCGCCAGGCTGGCCCGCTCACTGGCCGGCATCGCGCACCAGAACCAGGTGGCCGCCTACACCGCCGGCCTGCTGCATGCGCTCGGTGAGTTGGTGATCCACCTGGCCGACCCGGAAAAGGCCCAGGCGGTCAATACCCTGGTGGCGCCGTTCGACCCGCGCCGCGACAAGATCGAGCAGCGCATCCTGGGCTACAACTACGGCCATGTGACGGCCGGCTGCGCGCGCCGCTGGCAATTGCCCGAAGTGGTGATCGACGCCTTGCAGCACCAGAGCGCGCCGTTTGACAACCAAGTCTATGAGCCGCTCGCAGGCATCCTGCACCTGGCCGCTTGGCGCGCCCGTGCCCGCGAGGCCGAAATGAGCGAAAAGGCAATCGCCGTGTCCTTCCCGGATGAAATCGGCCTGGCCTTGGGCCTGGACATCGACATGGTGCTGCAACAAGACCCGATCGACTGGAGCGTCCAATCCGTGGCCGCCGATCACGATTTGGATATATAG
- a CDS encoding Tex family protein, which yields MQQIIRQLAAEIRVGEPQVRAAVELLDAGATVPFIARYRKEATGTLDDIQLRELQARLAYLRELQERRVAVSKSIAEQGKLTDALRAAIAAAPTKQELEDLYLPYKQKRRTKGQIACESGIAPLADKLWADPGLDPAQEALAFIRPAQLSADGKPEADFSTVPAVLDGVRDILAERWAEDARLVQSLREWLWADGLLCSRKLDGKDDNDPQVAKFRDYFEYDEPIGRVPSHRALAVFRGRALEILQARLALPVEPGPGQPGVAEGRIALHLGWSHAGRPADDLIRKCVTWAWRVKLSLSTERELFARLREEAEKVAIKVFADNLRDLLLAAPAGPRVVMGLDPGIRTGVKVAVVDTTGKLVETATVYPHEPRRDWDGALRTLARLAEKQGVSLIAIGNGSASRETDKLAADLIAQAAGQGRAIDKVVVSEAGASVYSASEYASQELPDVDVSLRGAASIARRLQDPLAELVKIDPKSIGVGQYQHDVNQSELARTLGTVVEDCVNAVGVDLNTASVPLLSRVSGLSASVAKAVVCWREAHGAFRSRRQLLDVAGLGAKTFEQSAGFLRIRGGENPLDMTGVHPETYPVIEQIMARTGKPVAELMGRCDMLKTLRPELFANEKFGLITVRDILAELEKPGRDPRPDFKVARFNDGVQDITDLKEGMVLEGTVSNVAQFGAFVDLGVHQDALVHVSQLAHKFVNDAREVVKTGAIVKVRVLEVDLPRKRIALTMKLDAAPARPAGERHAPRDNRYAAPARNQQPQRRAPGPAPQSAMASAFAKLQQARNRSPGG from the coding sequence ATGCAGCAGATCATTCGGCAGTTGGCCGCAGAAATCAGGGTTGGGGAACCACAGGTGCGCGCAGCGGTGGAACTGCTCGACGCGGGTGCCACGGTGCCCTTCATCGCGCGCTATCGCAAGGAGGCGACCGGCACGCTGGACGACATACAACTGCGCGAACTGCAAGCGCGCCTGGCGTACCTGCGCGAGCTGCAAGAGCGCCGCGTCGCCGTCAGCAAGAGCATCGCCGAACAGGGCAAGCTCACCGACGCGCTGCGCGCCGCGATCGCCGCCGCGCCCACCAAGCAGGAACTCGAAGACCTGTACCTGCCGTACAAGCAAAAACGCCGCACCAAGGGCCAGATCGCGTGCGAATCCGGCATCGCGCCGCTGGCCGACAAGCTCTGGGCCGACCCCGGGCTGGACCCTGCGCAAGAAGCCCTCGCCTTCATCCGGCCGGCGCAACTGTCGGCCGATGGCAAGCCCGAGGCCGATTTTTCCACCGTGCCCGCCGTGCTCGACGGGGTGCGCGACATCCTGGCCGAGCGCTGGGCCGAAGACGCCCGGCTGGTGCAAAGCCTGCGCGAATGGCTCTGGGCCGATGGCCTGCTGTGCAGCCGCAAGCTCGACGGCAAGGACGACAACGACCCGCAAGTGGCCAAGTTCCGCGACTACTTCGAATACGACGAGCCGATAGGCCGCGTGCCCTCGCACCGCGCGCTGGCCGTATTCCGCGGGCGCGCACTGGAGATCCTGCAAGCGCGGCTGGCGCTGCCCGTCGAGCCCGGGCCTGGCCAGCCCGGCGTCGCCGAAGGCCGGATCGCGCTGCACCTGGGCTGGAGCCATGCGGGCCGCCCGGCGGACGACCTGATCCGCAAATGCGTGACCTGGGCCTGGCGCGTCAAACTCAGCCTCTCGACCGAGCGCGAACTGTTTGCCCGCCTGCGCGAGGAGGCCGAAAAGGTGGCCATCAAAGTGTTTGCCGACAACCTGCGCGACCTGCTGCTGGCCGCGCCGGCCGGCCCCCGTGTGGTGATGGGGCTGGACCCGGGCATCCGCACCGGCGTCAAAGTGGCCGTGGTCGACACCACCGGCAAACTGGTGGAAACCGCCACCGTCTACCCGCACGAGCCGCGCCGCGACTGGGACGGCGCGCTGCGCACATTGGCCCGGCTGGCCGAAAAGCAGGGCGTGAGCCTGATCGCCATCGGCAACGGCAGCGCCAGCCGCGAGACCGACAAACTGGCCGCCGACCTGATCGCGCAGGCTGCCGGGCAAGGCCGCGCGATCGACAAAGTGGTGGTCAGCGAGGCCGGCGCCTCGGTGTACTCGGCCAGCGAATACGCATCGCAGGAACTGCCCGATGTCGACGTCAGCCTGCGTGGCGCCGCCAGCATTGCGCGCCGCCTGCAAGACCCGTTGGCCGAACTGGTCAAGATCGACCCCAAGAGCATAGGCGTGGGCCAGTACCAGCACGACGTGAACCAAAGCGAACTGGCCCGCACCCTGGGCACGGTGGTGGAAGACTGCGTGAATGCGGTGGGCGTGGACCTGAACACCGCCAGCGTGCCCCTGCTGAGCCGCGTCTCGGGCCTGTCGGCCAGCGTGGCCAAAGCCGTGGTGTGCTGGCGCGAGGCCCATGGCGCATTCAGGAGCCGCCGGCAACTGCTGGACGTGGCCGGCCTGGGGGCCAAGACCTTTGAGCAGAGCGCGGGCTTTTTGCGCATCCGTGGCGGCGAGAACCCGCTCGACATGACCGGCGTGCACCCCGAGACCTACCCGGTGATCGAGCAGATCATGGCCCGCACCGGCAAACCCGTGGCCGAACTGATGGGCCGCTGCGACATGCTCAAGACGCTCAGGCCGGAACTGTTTGCCAACGAAAAATTCGGCCTCATCACCGTTCGGGACATCCTGGCCGAACTGGAAAAGCCCGGCCGCGACCCGCGCCCGGACTTCAAGGTCGCCCGCTTCAACGACGGCGTGCAAGACATCACGGACTTGAAGGAGGGCATGGTGCTGGAAGGCACGGTCAGCAACGTGGCCCAGTTCGGCGCCTTCGTCGACCTGGGCGTGCACCAGGACGCGCTGGTGCATGTGAGCCAACTGGCGCACAAGTTCGTCAACGACGCCCGCGAAGTGGTCAAGACCGGCGCCATCGTCAAGGTGCGGGTGCTGGAGGTGGACCTGCCGCGCAAGCGCATCGCCCTGACGATGAAGCTCGACGCCGCGCCAGCGCGCCCGGCCGGCGAGCGCCATGCGCCGCGCGACAACCGCTATGCAGCGCCAGCGCGCAACCAGCAACCGCAGCGCCGTGCGCCCGGGCCGGCGCCGCAGTCGGCGATGGCCTCGGCATTTGCGAAGTTGCAACAGGCCAGGAACAGGTCGCCGGGCGGATAG
- a CDS encoding uroporphyrinogen-III C-methyltransferase has product MSPVSSANDPPPAASVFATWRSSLAITVLGTIAAAAALSSGMLWQKLGAIQEQLARQSAESGALAIEARTMARQAQELVRESAARLSVAETRISEVALQRSQLEELMQSLSRSRDENLVVDIESAVRLAQQQAQLTGSLEPLVAALKSAQQRMERAAQPRLAPVQRAMDNDLDRLGRASVTDTAGLLARLDDLVRQVDELPVQNAVAQVAAGRRQSGLSGATPAAQPAHQGRPAWWHAALQNGWEVVRDEVRGLARVSRIDQPEAILLAPEQGFFLRENLKLKLLNARLGLLARQFDAARADLNAATAALNKYFDPASRRTQYAASMLQQAQAGMRAAPLPRLDETLSALATAAAGR; this is encoded by the coding sequence ATGAGCCCCGTATCGTCCGCCAACGATCCGCCCCCCGCCGCATCGGTCTTTGCCACCTGGCGCAGCAGTCTGGCCATCACCGTGCTGGGCACCATCGCCGCAGCCGCCGCGCTGAGCAGCGGCATGCTGTGGCAAAAGCTCGGCGCCATCCAGGAACAACTGGCCCGCCAGTCGGCGGAATCGGGCGCGCTGGCCATCGAGGCCCGCACCATGGCCCGGCAGGCGCAAGAACTGGTGCGCGAGAGCGCTGCCAGGCTGTCGGTCGCCGAAACCCGGATCAGCGAAGTGGCGCTGCAGCGCAGCCAGCTCGAAGAACTGATGCAGAGCCTGTCGCGCTCGCGCGATGAGAACCTGGTGGTGGACATCGAATCGGCCGTGCGGCTGGCGCAACAACAAGCGCAGCTCACCGGCAGTCTCGAACCCCTGGTGGCCGCGCTCAAAAGCGCCCAGCAGCGCATGGAACGCGCCGCCCAGCCGCGCCTGGCCCCGGTGCAACGCGCGATGGACAACGACCTCGATCGCCTGGGCCGCGCCAGCGTCACCGACACCGCCGGCCTGCTGGCCCGGCTCGACGATCTGGTGCGCCAGGTCGACGAGCTACCGGTGCAAAACGCCGTGGCCCAGGTCGCGGCCGGCAGGCGGCAGTCCGGCCTGTCTGGCGCCACCCCTGCCGCGCAGCCGGCCCACCAAGGCCGGCCGGCCTGGTGGCACGCGGCGCTGCAAAACGGCTGGGAAGTGGTGCGCGACGAGGTCCGGGGCCTGGCCCGGGTCAGCCGCATCGACCAGCCCGAAGCCATTTTGCTGGCGCCCGAACAGGGCTTTTTTCTGCGCGAAAACCTCAAGCTCAAGCTGCTCAATGCGCGCCTGGGCCTGCTGGCGCGCCAGTTCGACGCGGCCCGGGCCGACCTGAACGCCGCCACCGCCGCATTGAACAAGTATTTCGACCCCGCATCGCGCCGCACACAATACGCGGCCTCGATGCTGCAACAGGCCCAGGCCGGCATGAGGGCCGCCCCGTTGCCGCGCCTGGACGAAACCCTCTCTGCGCTGGCCACGGCCGCCGCAGGGCGCTGA
- the hemC gene encoding hydroxymethylbilane synthase, whose protein sequence is MSRTRPSPIVIATRASRLALWQAGHVQALLQARGHSVQLLGMTTRGDQILDRSLSKVGGKGLFVKELEAALAEGRADIAVHSLKDMPMELPAGFALACVLEREDPRDAWVSPQYATLEALPPGAVVGTSSLRRQALLQALRPDLRMEPLRGNLDTRLRKLDAGQYQAIVLAVAGLKRLGLEARIRAPFAPAALLPAAGQGALGIEVRSERQDLCAALAALAHQPSWLAVAAERAVSRAMGGSCSMPLAAYGQFHGAVLQLDAAWGDPQGQAPLVRAQASATVTTLAQAEALGSALARRLCADGARPLVPVHDPAHGLVHDPVHDLAHDLGHDLGHTPADGLSHRR, encoded by the coding sequence TTGAGCCGCACGCGCCCCTCTCCGATCGTCATCGCCACGCGCGCCAGCCGCCTGGCCCTCTGGCAGGCCGGGCATGTGCAAGCCCTGCTCCAGGCCCGGGGCCACAGCGTGCAACTGCTGGGCATGACGACCCGGGGCGACCAGATTCTGGACCGCTCGCTGTCCAAGGTGGGCGGCAAGGGGCTGTTCGTCAAAGAACTGGAAGCGGCGCTCGCCGAAGGCCGCGCCGACATCGCCGTGCATTCGCTCAAGGACATGCCGATGGAACTGCCCGCCGGCTTTGCGCTGGCCTGCGTGCTCGAACGCGAAGACCCGCGCGATGCCTGGGTCTCGCCGCAATACGCCACGCTCGAAGCCCTGCCCCCGGGCGCCGTCGTCGGCACCTCCAGCCTGCGCCGCCAGGCGCTGCTGCAAGCCCTGCGGCCCGACCTGCGCATGGAGCCGCTGCGCGGCAACCTCGACACGCGCCTGCGCAAGCTCGACGCAGGCCAGTACCAGGCCATCGTGCTCGCGGTCGCCGGCCTCAAACGCCTGGGGCTCGAAGCACGCATCCGCGCCCCGTTCGCGCCCGCCGCGCTGCTGCCCGCCGCCGGCCAGGGCGCATTGGGCATCGAAGTGCGCAGCGAGCGCCAAGACCTGTGCGCCGCGCTGGCCGCGCTGGCACACCAGCCGAGCTGGCTGGCCGTGGCTGCCGAGCGTGCCGTGAGCCGGGCCATGGGCGGCAGTTGCTCCATGCCGCTGGCGGCATATGGCCAGTTCCATGGCGCCGTGCTGCAGCTCGATGCCGCCTGGGGCGACCCGCAGGGACAAGCCCCCCTGGTGCGCGCGCAAGCGAGCGCCACCGTCACCACGCTGGCGCAGGCCGAGGCCCTGGGCAGCGCGCTGGCCCGGCGCCTGTGTGCGGACGGTGCCCGGCCCCTGGTTCCGGTGCACGATCCGGCCCACGGTCTGGTGCACGATCCAGTCCACGATTTGGCCCATGACCTGGGCCACGACCTGGGCCATACCCCGGCCGATGGCCTGAGCCATCGCCGCTGA
- a CDS encoding uroporphyrinogen-III synthase — protein sequence MTVARVIVTRPAREAAHWVAQLGAHGISAAALPLIAIAPCTDPAAQQALRAARAQLAHQRPPYRALMFVSSNAVAHFFASDEGPLAPAAQALGATKTRAWAPGPGTACALLQAGIARQCIDRPAPEAAQFDSRALWQQVAAQVRPGDRVLIVHGRSRGAPASAQDHQGRQGHQGRDWLARQIGAAGGQVQWLPAYERSAPRLSAAELTLARQAAQDGSVWLLSSAEALAHLATALPAQRWTAAQALATHPRIAQAARAAGFGRVRECRPALREVLASIESAA from the coding sequence ATGACCGTGGCCCGGGTGATCGTCACGCGGCCCGCCCGCGAGGCCGCGCACTGGGTGGCGCAACTGGGCGCGCATGGCATCAGCGCCGCCGCGCTGCCGCTGATCGCCATCGCCCCCTGCACCGACCCCGCCGCGCAACAGGCGCTGCGCGCCGCGCGCGCGCAGCTTGCGCACCAGCGCCCACCCTACCGGGCGCTGATGTTCGTCAGCAGCAACGCCGTCGCCCATTTCTTTGCCTCCGATGAGGGACCACTGGCGCCGGCAGCGCAGGCGCTCGGCGCCACGAAAACCAGGGCCTGGGCGCCCGGCCCCGGCACCGCCTGCGCGCTGCTGCAAGCCGGCATTGCGCGCCAGTGCATCGACCGCCCGGCGCCCGAGGCCGCGCAGTTCGACTCCCGGGCGCTGTGGCAACAGGTCGCCGCGCAAGTCCGGCCCGGCGACCGCGTGCTGATCGTGCATGGCCGCAGCCGGGGCGCCCCTGCCAGCGCACAAGACCACCAGGGCCGCCAGGGCCACCAAGGCCGCGACTGGCTGGCACGCCAGATCGGCGCAGCCGGCGGGCAGGTGCAATGGCTGCCGGCCTACGAGCGCAGCGCGCCCCGGCTCAGCGCGGCCGAGCTGACGCTGGCACGACAGGCAGCGCAGGACGGCTCGGTCTGGCTGCTCAGCAGCGCCGAAGCCCTGGCCCACCTGGCAACGGCCCTGCCCGCCCAGCGCTGGACGGCAGCGCAGGCCCTGGCCACGCACCCGCGCATCGCCCAGGCGGCCCGGGCAGCGGGCTTTGGCCGCGTTCGGGAATGCCGCCCGGCACTGCGCGAGGTGCTCGCCTCGATAGAATCGGCCGCATGA
- a CDS encoding 4-hydroxyproline epimerase: MRRIRVLDSHTGGEPTRLVLDGFPDLGCASMAERRALLAGQHDAWRAATVLEPRGNDVIVGALLCPPVDPASAAGVIFFNNTGYLAMCGHGTIGLVASLAYLGRIAPGEHRIETPAGTVGATLHEDGSVSVRNVPAYRLHRQLALQVPGQRSVVGDVAWGGNWFFLVSEHGQRVASDNLPALSHYTSAIRQALQTQGIRGDDGGAIDHIELFADDDRADSRNFVLCPGGAYDRSPCGTGTSAKLACLAADGKLQPGQIWRQASIIGSQFEASYALADGQPRHGRAQIIPTLRGRAHMSAEATLLIEDSDPFGWGIRP; the protein is encoded by the coding sequence ATGCGACGCATACGGGTGCTCGACTCCCACACCGGCGGCGAACCCACGCGGCTGGTGCTCGACGGCTTTCCTGATTTGGGCTGCGCCAGCATGGCCGAGCGCCGCGCGCTGCTGGCCGGCCAGCATGACGCCTGGCGCGCGGCGACGGTGCTGGAGCCACGCGGCAACGACGTCATCGTCGGCGCGCTGCTCTGCCCGCCCGTAGACCCGGCCAGCGCCGCCGGCGTGATCTTCTTCAACAACACCGGCTACCTTGCCATGTGCGGCCACGGCACCATCGGACTGGTGGCCTCGCTGGCTTACCTGGGCCGCATCGCGCCCGGCGAGCACCGCATCGAAACGCCGGCCGGCACCGTCGGCGCCACGCTGCACGAGGATGGCTCGGTCAGCGTGCGCAATGTGCCGGCCTACCGGCTGCACCGCCAACTCGCGCTGCAGGTGCCGGGCCAGCGCAGCGTGGTCGGCGATGTGGCCTGGGGCGGCAACTGGTTCTTTCTGGTGTCCGAGCATGGCCAGCGCGTGGCCAGCGACAACCTGCCAGCCCTGAGCCACTACACCAGCGCCATCCGGCAGGCCCTGCAAACGCAGGGCATCCGTGGCGACGACGGCGGCGCGATAGACCATATCGAACTCTTTGCCGACGACGATCGGGCCGATAGCCGCAACTTCGTGCTGTGCCCGGGCGGGGCCTACGACCGATCACCCTGCGGCACCGGCACCAGCGCCAAGCTCGCCTGCCTGGCCGCCGACGGCAAGCTGCAACCCGGCCAAATCTGGCGCCAGGCCAGCATCATCGGCAGCCAGTTCGAGGCCAGCTATGCGCTGGCGGACGGCCAGCCCCGGCACGGGCGCGCGCAGATCATCCCCACCCTGCGCGGCCGCGCGCACATGAGCGCCGAAGCCACGCTGCTGATCGAAGACAGCGACCCCTTCGGCTGGGGCATCCGGCCCTGA
- the ppc gene encoding phosphoenolpyruvate carboxylase, with protein sequence MQPADKDLPLMDDIRLLGRILGDVIREQEGPRVYALVEQVRKLSVSFRRDADQEADRALKKLLESLSTGQTVGVIRAFTYFSHLANLAEDRHRIRRRAVHERAGDTQEGSIELALARLRAAGIAPQTIAQTLAGSHVAPVLTAHPTEVQRKSILDAERSIAQLLAERDDIQARARLYDGANDALTPRALAANEALLRARVTQLWQTRLLRYSKLTVADEIENALSYYEATFLREIPEIYAALENALGQHPVHSFLRMGQWIGGDRDGNPNATAQTLQYALGRQAEVALRHYLTEVHYLGGELSLSTRLVQVSAPMQALALRSPDRNEHRQDEPYRLALTGIYARLAATLKALTGGEAARHAVAPQNAYASAQEFLADLRVIEDSLTAHHGAALAAGRLHPLIRAVQVFGFHLATVDLRQSSDKHELVVAELLATARVQERYADLPEAGKRALLIRLLNDARPLRVVGARYSAHAQGELAIFETARALRERFGAEAIRHYIISHTETMSDLLEVLLLHKEVGLMSGTLDDAAARNQLIVVPLFETIADLRNAAPIMREFYALPGVAALVQRSGGEQDIMLGYSDSNKDGGIFTSNWELYRAEIALVQLFDELAASHGIQLRMFHGRGGTVGRGGGPSYQAILAQPPGTVRGQIRLTEQGEVIASKYANPEIGRRNLEILVAATLEATLLQPTKPAPKTFLAAAGQLSQASMAAYRALVYETPGFTEYFFNATPIREIAELNIGSRPAARKASQKIEDLRAIPWGFSWGQCRLTLPGWYGFGAAVAAFVNLQGKTPGAQLALLQRMYRQWPFFRTLLSNMDMVLAKSDLALAGRYSELVSDARLRKKVFAAIEAEWHSTADALSRITGDQQRLAHNSALARSIKHRFAYIDPLHHLQVELVRRWRAGQDDERVQTGIHISINGIAAGLRNTG encoded by the coding sequence ATGCAACCAGCCGACAAGGATCTGCCGCTGATGGACGACATCCGCCTGCTCGGGCGCATCCTGGGGGACGTGATCCGCGAGCAGGAGGGGCCCCGGGTCTACGCGCTGGTCGAGCAGGTGCGCAAACTCTCGGTGAGCTTTCGCCGCGATGCCGACCAGGAGGCCGACCGCGCGCTCAAGAAGCTGCTCGAGTCGCTGTCGACCGGGCAGACGGTGGGGGTGATCCGCGCCTTCACCTACTTCAGCCATCTGGCCAACCTGGCCGAAGACCGCCACCGCATTCGCCGCCGCGCGGTGCACGAGCGCGCCGGCGACACCCAGGAGGGCAGCATCGAACTGGCCCTGGCGCGCCTGCGCGCGGCCGGCATTGCGCCCCAGACCATCGCGCAGACGCTGGCCGGCAGCCATGTGGCCCCGGTGCTCACGGCCCACCCGACCGAGGTGCAGCGCAAGAGCATTCTCGACGCCGAGCGCAGCATCGCCCAATTGCTGGCCGAGCGCGACGACATCCAGGCGCGCGCCCGCTTGTACGACGGCGCCAACGATGCGCTGACCCCGCGCGCGCTGGCCGCCAACGAGGCCCTGCTGCGCGCCCGCGTGACCCAGCTCTGGCAAACGCGGCTGCTGCGCTACAGCAAGCTCACGGTGGCCGACGAGATCGAGAACGCGCTGTCTTATTACGAGGCCACCTTCTTGCGCGAGATCCCCGAGATCTATGCCGCGCTGGAAAACGCGCTCGGCCAGCACCCGGTGCACAGTTTTTTGCGCATGGGCCAGTGGATTGGCGGCGACCGCGACGGCAACCCCAACGCCACCGCGCAGACCCTGCAATACGCGCTGGGCCGCCAGGCCGAGGTGGCGCTGCGCCACTACCTGACCGAGGTGCATTACCTGGGCGGCGAGCTCTCGCTGTCTACGCGCCTGGTGCAGGTCTCGGCCCCGATGCAGGCGCTGGCGCTGCGCTCGCCCGACCGCAACGAGCATCGCCAGGACGAACCCTACCGCCTGGCGCTGACCGGCATCTACGCCCGCCTGGCCGCGACGCTCAAGGCGCTGACCGGCGGCGAGGCGGCGCGCCATGCGGTCGCGCCGCAGAACGCTTACGCCAGTGCGCAGGAGTTTCTGGCCGATCTGCGCGTGATCGAGGACTCGCTGACAGCGCACCATGGCGCGGCGCTGGCCGCAGGGCGCCTGCACCCGCTGATCCGCGCCGTGCAGGTGTTCGGTTTTCACCTGGCGACGGTGGATCTGCGCCAAAGCTCCGACAAGCACGAGCTGGTGGTGGCCGAACTGCTGGCCACGGCCCGCGTCCAGGAGCGCTACGCCGATCTGCCCGAAGCCGGCAAGCGCGCGCTGCTGATCCGGCTGCTCAACGATGCGCGCCCGTTGCGCGTCGTCGGCGCGCGGTATTCGGCGCATGCGCAGGGCGAGTTGGCGATTTTCGAGACCGCCCGCGCGCTGCGCGAGCGCTTTGGCGCCGAGGCGATACGCCACTACATCATCAGCCACACCGAGACCATGAGCGACCTGCTGGAGGTGTTGCTGCTGCACAAGGAGGTGGGCCTGATGAGCGGCACGCTCGATGATGCCGCAGCGCGCAACCAGCTGATCGTCGTGCCGCTGTTCGAGACCATCGCCGACCTGCGCAACGCCGCGCCGATCATGCGCGAGTTCTACGCCTTGCCCGGCGTGGCAGCGCTGGTGCAACGCAGCGGGGGCGAGCAGGACATCATGCTCGGCTACTCCGACAGCAACAAGGACGGCGGCATCTTCACCAGCAACTGGGAGCTGTACCGCGCCGAGATTGCGCTGGTGCAACTGTTCGACGAGCTGGCCGCCAGCCACGGCATCCAACTGCGCATGTTCCATGGCCGTGGCGGCACCGTGGGCCGGGGCGGCGGCCCGAGTTACCAGGCCATCCTGGCGCAGCCCCCGGGCACCGTGCGCGGGCAGATCCGGCTGACCGAGCAGGGCGAGGTCATCGCCTCCAAGTACGCCAACCCCGAGATCGGCCGCCGCAACCTCGAAATCCTGGTCGCCGCCACGCTCGAAGCCACGCTGCTGCAACCGACCAAGCCGGCGCCCAAGACCTTTCTGGCAGCGGCCGGGCAACTCTCGCAGGCCAGCATGGCCGCTTACCGCGCGCTGGTGTATGAGACCCCGGGGTTCACCGAGTACTTCTTCAACGCCACGCCGATCCGCGAGATCGCCGAGCTCAACATCGGCTCGCGCCCCGCAGCGCGCAAGGCCAGCCAGAAGATCGAAGACCTGCGCGCCATTCCCTGGGGCTTCAGTTGGGGCCAATGCCGGCTGACGCTGCCCGGCTGGTACGGGTTTGGCGCGGCGGTGGCGGCCTTCGTGAACCTGCAAGGCAAGACCCCCGGGGCACAGTTGGCATTGCTGCAAAGGATGTACCGCCAATGGCCGTTCTTTCGCACGCTGCTGTCCAACATGGACATGGTGCTGGCCAAGAGCGACCTGGCGCTGGCCGGGCGCTACAGCGAACTGGTCAGCGACGCCCGCTTGCGCAAAAAGGTCTTTGCCGCCATCGAGGCCGAATGGCACAGCACCGCCGATGCGCTCAGCCGCATCACCGGCGACCAGCAGCGCCTGGCGCACAACAGCGCGCTGGCGCGCTCCATCAAGCACCGCTTCGCATACATCGACCCGCTGCACCATTTGCAGGTCGAACTGGTGCGCCGCTGGCGTGCCGGCCAGGATGATGAGCGCGTGCAGACCGGAATCCACATCTCGATCAACGGGATCGCCGCAGGGCTGCGCAATACCGGGTGA